The Actinomadura sp. WMMB 499 genome includes a window with the following:
- a CDS encoding acetyl-CoA C-acetyltransferase has protein sequence MTATSVIVAGARTPIGRLTGSLKDFSAADLGAHAIKAALERSGVSGDQVQYVILGQVLQAGAGQIPSRQAAVKAGIPMSVPSITINKVCLSGLDAIALADQLIRAGEFDIVVAGGMESMTQAPHLLPKSRGGYKYGSVEVLDHMAYDALTDAFDGLAMGESTERHNAKLDISREEQDEFSARSHRRAAEAIKNGVFDDEIAPVEIPQRRGEPVVFATDEGVRGDTTVEGLAKLRPAFSSDGTITAGSSSQISDGAAAVVVMSRAKAEELGLEWIAEIGAHGNVAGPDNSLQSQPANAIKHALGKEGLDVADLDLIEINEAFAAVGVQSMRDLGVGPEKVNVNGGAIALGHPVGMSGARIALHLAYELKRRGGGTGAAGLCGGGGQGDALILRVPTRPLA, from the coding sequence ATGACCGCCACTTCCGTGATCGTCGCCGGAGCGCGCACGCCCATCGGACGCCTGACGGGCTCACTCAAGGACTTCTCGGCGGCCGATCTCGGCGCGCACGCGATCAAGGCCGCGCTGGAGCGGTCGGGAGTGTCCGGCGACCAGGTCCAGTACGTGATCCTCGGGCAGGTCCTCCAGGCGGGCGCGGGACAGATCCCGTCGCGGCAGGCGGCGGTGAAGGCCGGCATCCCGATGAGCGTCCCCTCGATCACGATCAACAAGGTCTGCCTCTCCGGCCTGGACGCCATCGCCCTGGCCGACCAGCTGATTCGCGCGGGCGAGTTCGACATCGTCGTGGCGGGCGGCATGGAGTCGATGACGCAGGCCCCGCACCTGCTGCCGAAGTCGCGCGGCGGCTACAAGTACGGGTCGGTCGAGGTGCTCGACCACATGGCCTACGACGCGCTCACCGACGCGTTCGACGGCCTGGCGATGGGCGAGTCGACCGAGCGGCACAACGCCAAGCTCGACATCTCGCGCGAGGAGCAGGACGAGTTCTCCGCGCGCTCGCACCGGCGCGCCGCCGAGGCGATCAAGAACGGCGTGTTCGACGACGAGATCGCTCCGGTCGAGATCCCGCAGCGGCGCGGCGAGCCGGTGGTGTTCGCCACGGACGAGGGCGTGCGGGGCGACACCACCGTCGAGGGCCTGGCGAAGCTGCGTCCGGCCTTCAGCTCCGACGGGACGATCACCGCGGGTTCGTCCTCGCAGATCAGCGACGGCGCCGCGGCGGTCGTGGTGATGTCGCGGGCGAAGGCCGAAGAGCTCGGACTCGAGTGGATCGCCGAGATCGGCGCGCACGGCAACGTCGCCGGCCCGGACAACTCGCTGCAGTCCCAGCCCGCGAACGCGATCAAGCACGCGCTCGGCAAGGAGGGGCTGGACGTCGCCGACCTCGATCTCATCGAGATCAACGAGGCGTTCGCGGCCGTCGGCGTCCAGTCGATGCGCGACCTCGGCGTCGGCCCGGAGAAGGTCAACGTCAACGGCGGCGCCATCGCGCTCGGCCACCCGGTCGGCATGTCCGGCGCCCGCATCGCCCTGCACCTGGCCTACGAACTGAAGCGCCGCGGCGGCGGCACCGGCGCCGCCGGACTCTGCGGCGGCGGCGGCCAAGGCGACGCTCTTATCCTCCGCGTTCCGACCCGGCCCCTCGCCTAG
- a CDS encoding VOC family protein, translating to MPEAATYEIGTATWFDLGSPAPEACKRFFGTLFGWASFTIASDLFGDYEVFTLRPGDVLGVAGMQALADEATPPAWTPFFHGADVDATARAVLAAGGMELLPATSASTIGRFGIYADPEGAAFAVWASREGVSQGPTMVDEPGTVWRVELAVRDLGRARRFYGEVFGWRAVERSPVHGWWELDGGRPVADLVRTDERWPAGRDAQWLPYVRVVDCDAVARTAVESGARLQVPPADGEAGRFALVAGPAETPCGVIAPWSPAGAGERGVASRA from the coding sequence ATGCCGGAGGCGGCGACCTACGAGATCGGCACGGCGACCTGGTTCGACCTGGGCAGCCCGGCCCCCGAGGCGTGCAAGCGGTTCTTCGGGACGCTGTTCGGCTGGGCGTCGTTCACGATCGCGTCCGATCTGTTCGGCGACTACGAGGTCTTCACGCTCCGGCCCGGGGACGTGCTGGGGGTGGCCGGGATGCAGGCCCTGGCCGACGAGGCGACGCCCCCCGCCTGGACGCCCTTCTTCCACGGCGCGGACGTGGACGCCACGGCGCGCGCCGTCCTCGCCGCCGGGGGGATGGAGCTTCTGCCGGCCACGAGCGCGTCCACCATCGGCCGCTTCGGCATCTACGCCGACCCGGAGGGCGCGGCGTTCGCCGTCTGGGCTTCGCGGGAGGGCGTCTCGCAGGGCCCGACCATGGTGGACGAGCCGGGCACGGTGTGGCGGGTGGAACTGGCGGTCCGCGACCTCGGGCGGGCCCGCCGCTTCTACGGCGAGGTTTTCGGGTGGCGCGCGGTCGAGCGCTCGCCCGTGCACGGCTGGTGGGAACTGGACGGCGGGCGGCCGGTCGCGGACCTGGTCCGGACGGACGAGCGCTGGCCGGCCGGCCGGGACGCGCAGTGGCTGCCCTACGTGCGGGTCGTCGACTGCGACGCGGTGGCGCGCACCGCCGTCGAGTCCGGCGCCCGGCTCCAGGTGCCGCCGGCCGACGGCGAGGCGGGCCGGTTCGCGCTGGTGGCCGGCCCGGCCGAGACTCCGTGCGGCGTGATCGCCCCGTGGTCGCCCGCCGGGGCGGGCGAGCGGGGCGTGGCGTCCCGCGCCTGA
- the mce gene encoding methylmalonyl-CoA epimerase produces the protein MLTRIDHIGIACHDLEATVEFYKATYGFSDVHFEVNEEQGVREAMLKINETGDGAASYLQLLQPIREDSAVAKWLAKNGEGVHHIAFGTDGTVADEAAGIAGKGVRVLYDEPRKGSLGSRINFLHPKDCHGVLTELVEKR, from the coding sequence ATGCTGACCCGCATCGACCACATCGGAATCGCCTGCCACGACCTCGAGGCCACGGTCGAGTTCTACAAGGCGACGTACGGCTTCTCCGACGTGCACTTCGAGGTGAACGAGGAGCAGGGCGTCCGGGAGGCCATGCTCAAGATCAACGAGACCGGGGACGGCGCCGCGAGCTACCTCCAGCTGCTCCAGCCGATCCGCGAGGACTCGGCCGTCGCCAAGTGGCTCGCGAAGAACGGCGAGGGCGTGCACCACATCGCGTTCGGCACCGACGGCACGGTCGCCGACGAGGCGGCGGGCATCGCGGGCAAGGGCGTCCGGGTCCTGTACGACGAGCCGCGCAAGGGCTCGCTCGGTTCGCGGATCAACTTCCTGCACCCGAAGGACTGCCACGGCGTCCTGACGGAGCTGGTCGAGAAGCGCTGA
- a CDS encoding DUF4230 domain-containing protein → MSSGKSNTGTPTRSLRPLLFLRGPVLLVVVTAVVVVVGLQLLRGVGLPDWANPFATETKDRSGPVLLKSIQDLRRYEAASGSFQVIVDLEQDAKFLPGSLRGERTLFVGNGSVGAYVDFSKLGSGAIKVNADRTAATITLPPAQLEKTNLDTENSYVHATERGLFDRFGDFFSSNPNDQQQLYVLASKKIQDAAAKSGLRERADANTKSMLTNMLKALGFRSVKFATPAQ, encoded by the coding sequence ATGTCGAGCGGAAAATCGAATACCGGCACCCCCACCCGATCCCTCCGTCCCCTCCTGTTCCTGCGCGGCCCCGTCCTGCTGGTCGTGGTGACGGCGGTCGTCGTGGTGGTGGGCCTGCAACTCCTGCGCGGCGTGGGGCTGCCCGACTGGGCGAACCCCTTCGCGACGGAGACGAAGGACCGCAGCGGGCCCGTGCTGCTGAAGTCGATCCAGGACCTGCGCCGCTACGAGGCCGCCAGCGGATCGTTCCAGGTGATCGTCGACCTGGAGCAGGACGCGAAGTTCCTCCCGGGTTCGCTGCGCGGCGAGCGCACCCTGTTCGTCGGCAACGGCAGCGTGGGCGCCTACGTCGACTTCTCCAAGCTCGGCTCGGGCGCGATCAAGGTGAACGCGGACCGGACGGCCGCGACGATCACGCTGCCGCCCGCGCAGTTGGAGAAGACGAACCTGGACACCGAGAACAGCTACGTCCACGCCACCGAACGCGGCCTGTTCGACCGGTTCGGCGACTTCTTCAGCAGCAACCCGAACGACCAGCAGCAGCTCTACGTCCTGGCGAGCAAGAAGATCCAGGACGCCGCCGCGAAGAGCGGGCTCCGCGAACGCGCCGACGCCAACACGAAGTCGATGCTGACGAACATGCTGAAGGCCCTCGGGTTCCGGTCCGTCAAGTTCGCCACCCCGGCCCAGTGA
- a CDS encoding DUF3817 domain-containing protein, which yields MDIVRAFRVVSIAEAVSFLVLLLVAMPLKYMADLPAAVSLVGPIHGVLFIAYVGAAVIVRQQLGWNMTRTILALGAAVLPVAPFFVERHWTKPAPVAEPAGRA from the coding sequence GTGGACATCGTTCGTGCTTTCCGGGTCGTCTCCATCGCGGAGGCGGTCTCGTTCCTGGTGCTGCTGCTCGTCGCCATGCCGCTGAAGTACATGGCGGACCTGCCGGCCGCGGTGTCGCTGGTGGGCCCGATCCACGGTGTCCTGTTCATCGCCTACGTCGGGGCGGCGGTGATCGTGCGTCAGCAGCTCGGCTGGAACATGACGCGGACGATCCTCGCGCTGGGCGCCGCGGTGCTGCCCGTCGCCCCGTTCTTCGTCGAGCGCCACTGGACCAAGCCCGCGCCGGTCGCCGAACCGGCGGGCCGGGCCTAG